A genomic window from Phoenix dactylifera cultivar Barhee BC4 chromosome 7, palm_55x_up_171113_PBpolish2nd_filt_p, whole genome shotgun sequence includes:
- the LOC103700644 gene encoding uncharacterized protein LOC103700644, with product METPSHLLRLVLSCRKITAQVTFPGTETIVAMASSGEQEFVAQQRARLGRFPRSRSEWDARVAARVGEKLGLRLKEVGVSAVQIDLAEELSRPPHYRRPLASLFGSIQRAGVHVADAEKLQWPR from the coding sequence ATGGAGACGCCGTCGCATCTGCTGAGGCTGGTTCTCAGCTGCCGGAAGATAACGGCGCAGGTGACATTCCCGGGGACGGAGACGATCGTGGCGATGGCGTCGTCCGGCGAGCAAGAGTTCGTGGCCCAGCAGCGCGCCCGCCTCGGCCGCTTCCCCCGCTCCCGCAGCGAGTGGGACGCCCGCGTCGCCGCCCGTGTCGGCGAGAAGCTCGGCCTCCGCCTTAAGGAGGTCGGCGTCTCAGCCGTCCAGATCGACCTGGCCGAGGAGCTCTCCCGCCCGCCCCACTACCGTCGCCCCCTCGCCTCCCTTTTCGGTTCCATTCAGCGCGCCGGCGTCCACGTCGCCGATGCCGAGAAATTGCAGTGGCCACGATGA